In the genome of Coprothermobacter sp., one region contains:
- a CDS encoding formate--tetrahydrofolate ligase — MFEKASNKYNIGDLARSLGIRDEEVDFFGKYMGKIDYHILQRLQDRPDGKYIDVTAVTPTPFGEGKTVTTIGLGMALNKQGFKTVNTLREPSMGPVFGIKGGGTGGGKSSLFPMEQINLHFTGDIHAVETATNLLAAVVDNHISQGNELDIDPQSISWRRTMDVEDRSMRKLTIQLTEKKDGVKTETSYETGFDIAAASPIMAIMGLTTGFEDLHERLSEIVVARSRNGASVTVADLRATGGLAAVLKDAIYPNLVQTEEGTPSFVHIGPFANIAFGNNSVLSDRIALKLGDYVVTESGFGADMGFEKLMDIKLRQAGMKGPDCVVIVATVRALKMHGGAFSVRPGKKLDPALVSAVNMPALELGCENLRVHIENIRSYGLPVVVAINRFPDDTAEEVAMVQAKALQFGALAAVPHTFFVDGSEGGLELARAVQEVASTSHVGAIHYPYELTDTIEDKMRKLVRTIYRAGDIELTPVAVERIKEFTAAGYDKWPICMAKTHLSISHDPDVKGAPSGYLFPIRDIRAATGARFLYPLGGTMQTMPALSKVPAMVNIDVTGDGVITGLR, encoded by the coding sequence ATGTTCGAAAAAGCATCCAACAAGTACAACATCGGCGATCTTGCACGGTCGCTCGGTATTCGTGACGAGGAGGTCGATTTCTTTGGCAAGTACATGGGCAAGATCGACTACCATATCCTTCAGCGTTTGCAGGATAGACCGGATGGCAAGTACATCGATGTGACAGCTGTCACGCCGACACCGTTTGGTGAAGGCAAGACGGTCACGACCATTGGATTGGGCATGGCACTGAACAAACAGGGATTCAAGACGGTCAACACACTGCGCGAACCGTCCATGGGTCCAGTCTTTGGTATCAAGGGCGGTGGAACGGGTGGTGGCAAGTCTTCTCTCTTTCCGATGGAGCAGATCAACCTGCACTTCACGGGCGACATTCATGCAGTAGAGACAGCAACCAACCTGCTGGCTGCAGTCGTGGACAACCATATCTCCCAGGGAAACGAACTGGACATCGATCCACAGAGCATCAGTTGGCGCCGGACCATGGACGTAGAAGACCGGTCGATGCGCAAGCTCACGATTCAGCTCACAGAGAAGAAAGACGGCGTCAAGACAGAGACGTCGTACGAGACCGGCTTCGACATTGCCGCCGCCTCGCCCATCATGGCCATCATGGGTCTGACGACGGGATTCGAAGATCTGCACGAGCGTCTGTCGGAGATTGTCGTTGCGCGGAGCCGTAATGGGGCCTCTGTGACGGTCGCGGACCTGCGCGCAACCGGGGGCCTGGCCGCTGTCCTCAAGGATGCCATCTATCCCAACTTGGTTCAGACCGAAGAAGGCACGCCGTCCTTTGTTCACATCGGACCATTCGCCAACATTGCCTTTGGCAACAACTCGGTGCTGTCCGACCGTATTGCACTGAAACTTGGTGACTATGTCGTGACAGAGAGCGGGTTTGGTGCCGACATGGGTTTCGAGAAGCTCATGGACATCAAACTTCGACAGGCCGGCATGAAGGGGCCTGACTGTGTGGTCATCGTTGCCACAGTCCGCGCGCTGAAGATGCACGGCGGGGCGTTTAGTGTCAGGCCAGGCAAGAAGCTTGATCCCGCTCTTGTTTCAGCTGTCAATATGCCGGCACTTGAGCTGGGCTGCGAGAACCTCCGGGTGCATATCGAGAACATTCGTTCGTATGGTCTGCCAGTTGTTGTCGCCATCAACCGATTCCCGGACGACACCGCTGAAGAGGTAGCGATGGTTCAGGCCAAAGCTCTGCAGTTCGGTGCGCTGGCCGCCGTTCCGCACACGTTCTTTGTGGATGGCAGCGAGGGTGGCCTGGAACTGGCACGCGCCGTCCAGGAAGTGGCATCGACATCTCACGTGGGAGCCATCCACTACCCATACGAGTTGACCGATACCATCGAGGACAAGATGCGCAAACTGGTCCGTACGATCTACCGTGCCGGTGACATCGAACTGACACCTGTGGCGGTCGAGCGCATCAAGGAGTTCACTGCGGCCGGCTATGACAAGTGGCCCATCTGCATGGCGAAGACACATTTATCGATCAGTCATGACCCCGACGTCAAGGGTGCACCATCTGGATACCTGTTCCCGATTCGCGACATTCGCGCCGCGACCGGTGCGCGTTTCCTGTACCCATTGGGTGGAACGATGCAGACCATGCCGGCACTCTCCAAGGTTCCTGCAATGGTGAATATCGACGTGACCGGAGACGGTGTCATCACCGGCCTTCGCTAA
- a CDS encoding undecaprenyl-diphosphatase encodes MVLWKSIVLGIVQGLTEFLPVSSSGHLVVFSGLLKADSTLAFDVALHFGSLIALIIFFWGDITGLFQGFLYTFRESLSHDEARKRNMFWLIVMSIIPSGVVGVLFGATIEKAFASYYVVAAMFLVTAVLLVLQRFSSTTRTIREVGWKDAVAIGIAQVFALLPGLSRSGTTMSVGVYRGLKQEDAAHFSFLMAIPTIAGAAVFKLKDFLRAGMSSSALTEVGIGVVVSVLTSLVAIGLLLKVARKGKMQWFALYCVAASVFTFAAHYFGLV; translated from the coding sequence ATGGTACTGTGGAAAAGCATTGTGCTCGGAATTGTACAGGGGCTGACCGAGTTCCTGCCTGTCAGCAGCTCGGGGCATCTGGTCGTGTTCTCGGGACTCCTCAAGGCCGATTCGACGCTGGCCTTTGACGTGGCCTTGCACTTCGGCAGCCTCATCGCCCTGATCATCTTCTTCTGGGGTGACATCACGGGCCTGTTCCAGGGATTCCTCTACACGTTCCGTGAGAGCCTGTCTCATGACGAAGCGCGCAAGCGCAACATGTTCTGGCTCATCGTCATGTCCATCATCCCGTCCGGAGTCGTCGGTGTCCTGTTCGGTGCGACCATCGAGAAGGCTTTTGCCAGCTACTACGTCGTGGCGGCCATGTTCCTGGTCACTGCTGTCCTGCTGGTTCTGCAGCGTTTTTCGTCGACGACCAGGACGATCCGCGAGGTCGGCTGGAAGGATGCGGTGGCCATTGGTATCGCGCAGGTGTTCGCGTTGCTCCCGGGCCTTTCGCGCAGTGGAACGACGATGTCCGTCGGCGTTTACAGGGGTCTCAAGCAGGAGGATGCCGCCCATTTCAGCTTCCTCATGGCCATCCCCACCATTGCGGGCGCGGCAGTCTTCAAGCTCAAAGACTTTCTGCGGGCGGGCATGTCCTCAAGCGCCCTCACTGAGGTCGGTATCGGTGTCGTCGTCAGCGTGCTGACCAGCCTCGTCGCGATTGGGCTGCTGCTCAAGGTTGCACGGAAGGGAAAGATGCAGTGGTTTGCGCTCTATTGTGTCGCTGCGTCGGTCTTCACGTTTGCAGCTCACTATTTCGGTCTTGTCTGA
- a CDS encoding peptidylprolyl isomerase produces MSTNKKKVAPKVSRTQELQKKYPGHKPIPPSTRTVVITVAATVILSLLLVFVVLKKAQAPQVAGNKYVVLETSMGTIKLELYGDKAPRTVTQFLENVTGGKYDGLTFHRVVKGFMIQGGDPNGNGTGGGAIPFEKTDVSHVRGVISMASSQAGVTQSDMQFFIMHGDYTGLDGTFAAFGHVVEGMDVVDQIASVPVGPNPNMPDEMSSPLTGIMIIQATEVAN; encoded by the coding sequence ATGAGCACCAATAAGAAGAAAGTTGCACCGAAGGTGAGTCGGACGCAGGAACTGCAGAAGAAGTATCCGGGCCACAAGCCCATTCCGCCGAGCACGCGCACGGTGGTCATTACAGTGGCAGCGACAGTAATCCTGTCGCTGTTGCTTGTGTTCGTCGTCCTCAAGAAGGCTCAAGCCCCGCAGGTGGCAGGGAACAAATACGTTGTGCTGGAGACCAGCATGGGTACGATCAAGCTTGAACTCTACGGGGACAAAGCGCCCAGGACCGTCACCCAGTTTCTCGAGAACGTCACGGGAGGAAAGTACGACGGTCTGACGTTTCATCGGGTCGTCAAGGGATTCATGATCCAGGGCGGGGATCCCAATGGCAACGGCACGGGAGGCGGAGCGATCCCCTTTGAGAAGACAGACGTCAGCCACGTCCGGGGCGTCATCTCCATGGCATCGTCGCAGGCGGGAGTCACGCAGTCGGATATGCAGTTCTTCATCATGCACGGCGACTACACCGGACTGGACGGTACGTTCGCAGCGTTTGGCCACGTTGTCGAAGGAATGGACGTCGTGGACCAGATCGCCAGCGTCCCTGTCGGGCCGAACCCCAACATGCCCGACGAAATGTCCTCCCCTCTGACCGGAATCATGATCATCCAGGCGACCGAAGTCGCCAACTAG
- a CDS encoding peptidylprolyl isomerase has translation MEEENKFVRMETSKGAMTLELYAARAPKTVERFMVAVTAGTYDGLKFHRIIKDFMVQGGDPQGNGTGGGSVKFEGSDVKHVPGVISMAAQQARVDQSDMQFFIMTSTSDQLDGNYTAFGHVTEGMDVLAAIAATPVAQAQWGERSHPVEDVRIVKASEILD, from the coding sequence ATGGAAGAAGAGAACAAGTTCGTCCGTATGGAAACGTCCAAAGGTGCGATGACACTCGAACTGTACGCCGCCCGGGCGCCCAAGACTGTCGAGCGGTTCATGGTGGCCGTCACCGCCGGCACGTATGACGGTCTCAAGTTCCATCGCATCATCAAGGACTTCATGGTTCAGGGTGGCGACCCACAGGGCAACGGCACGGGCGGCGGCAGCGTCAAGTTCGAGGGCTCCGACGTCAAGCACGTTCCCGGCGTCATCAGCATGGCGGCTCAGCAAGCGCGCGTCGATCAGTCCGACATGCAGTTTTTTATCATGACCAGCACATCTGACCAGTTGGATGGCAACTACACCGCGTTCGGACATGTGACTGAAGGCATGGACGTTCTGGCGGCTATCGCGGCGACACCCGTCGCCCAGGCGCAGTGGGGCGAGCGTTCACATCCTGTGGAGGACGTGCGCATCGTCAAGGCGTCCGAGATTCTCGACTAG
- a CDS encoding rubrerythrin family protein, which produces MKQTFLNLGAAFVGESMARNRYTMYNKVARTEGFEQIAGIFAETAEQEREHATILFHFLQDIKQENGGELTLASAEVPLVLGTTAENLQAAIDGEHYETTTMYPGFADVADQEGYNAIALRLRAIAVAEAHHEERYGKLLKEVKAHSVFKKDHKIVWVCRECGYVYEGTEAPTKCPACQHAQSFYQVKSEDY; this is translated from the coding sequence TTGAAACAGACATTTCTCAATCTAGGTGCAGCTTTTGTCGGTGAATCCATGGCCCGCAACCGGTACACCATGTACAACAAGGTGGCCCGGACCGAAGGGTTTGAGCAGATAGCAGGGATCTTCGCTGAGACCGCCGAACAGGAACGGGAGCATGCCACCATCCTGTTCCATTTTCTCCAGGACATCAAGCAGGAGAACGGCGGGGAACTGACGCTTGCAAGTGCGGAAGTCCCGCTGGTGCTGGGGACAACGGCCGAGAACTTGCAGGCGGCCATCGACGGTGAACACTATGAGACGACGACGATGTACCCGGGCTTTGCCGACGTTGCCGATCAGGAAGGCTACAATGCAATCGCCTTGCGCCTGCGTGCCATTGCGGTAGCTGAAGCCCATCATGAAGAGCGCTACGGCAAGTTGCTGAAGGAAGTCAAGGCCCACTCCGTCTTCAAGAAGGATCACAAGATCGTCTGGGTCTGTCGTGAGTGTGGGTACGTCTATGAGGGAACCGAGGCGCCGACCAAGTGCCCCGCGTGCCAACATGCGCAGAGCTTCTATCAAGTCAAGTCAGAGGACTACTAG